A region from the Candidatus Thiothrix putei genome encodes:
- the ftsE gene encoding cell division ATP-binding protein FtsE: MIEFKQVSKKYPTGQLALYNINLTLEAGEMVFITGHSGAGKSTLLKLVAMLERPSKGEVLIGGRSLSKLGRGQIPNYRRRIGFIFQDPHLLYDRSVFDNIALPLRIAGMGQSETRRRVQAALDKVGLTGRETTFPLMLSAGEKQRVGIARAMVNKPTIILADEPTGNLDPELAQDIMFTFAQFNELGATVMIASHDHGLVERMKKRTIVLQKVD; encoded by the coding sequence ATGATTGAATTCAAACAAGTTAGTAAGAAATACCCCACGGGGCAGCTTGCCCTGTACAACATTAACTTGACGCTAGAAGCCGGTGAAATGGTGTTCATCACCGGGCATTCCGGCGCAGGTAAAAGCACCCTCTTGAAATTGGTCGCTATGCTAGAACGCCCTAGCAAAGGGGAAGTTTTGATTGGCGGGCGTTCTTTAAGCAAGCTAGGGCGTGGTCAAATCCCCAATTACCGTCGCCGCATTGGCTTTATTTTTCAAGACCCACATCTCTTGTATGACCGTAGCGTATTCGACAACATTGCTCTGCCCTTGCGCATTGCCGGAATGGGGCAAAGCGAAACCCGTCGCCGCGTACAGGCCGCACTCGATAAAGTCGGGCTGACGGGGCGGGAAACCACCTTTCCCTTAATGCTCTCTGCCGGGGAAAAACAGCGTGTCGGCATTGCCCGTGCCATGGTTAACAAGCCCACCATTATTCTGGCAGATGAGCCTACCGGTAACCTCGACCCGGAATTGGCGCAAGACATTATGTTTACCTTTGCGCAATTCAACGAACTCGGTGCAACCGTCATGATTGCCAGCCACGATCATGGGCTGGTAGAACGCATGAAAAAACGCACCATCGTCTTACAAAAGGTGGACTAA